Within the Microcebus murinus isolate Inina chromosome 16, M.murinus_Inina_mat1.0, whole genome shotgun sequence genome, the region GCGTGCCCACCGATTGGCTGGGACGGCGCCGGGCGTGACGTCAGGCCCCGCCCCGCTGccctccggccccgccccgcggggCGGCCTGGCGGTTTGGTCTGGAGCAGCTGAAACCGGTTTGAGCGGAGCCTCTTCCTGCCGCTCGGCGCCGCCGCGGGCCGCCTAGGGGAGCGCTGGCGAGGCGCGGACGGCGGGCACCCGGCATCTCGGCCCGCGGCCCTCGCTCTCGGGCGCGGCGGCGAAGGCAACGCGGACCCGCAGACCCGCGGACCGGGCAGGTGAGGCGGCCGGACCGGGCCGGGCCGGCGCTGGGTGCGGAGGCCGCGGCGGCAGCTCAAGTGACGGGGCGAGCTGTCAGGACTGCCGGGCCTGGGGTCGCGGCGGGCGGACGGGCGGGCtcccgggccgggcgggcgggcgctgcCCGCGAGGCAAGTAGCGGCCGTGACGTTCGCTGCGGTGAGTCGGCGG harbors:
- the LOC142876870 gene encoding uncharacterized protein LOC142876870 yields the protein MFQKGTKHQAARRNRRSKQNQILRPTRRLTAANVTAATCLAGSARPPGPGARPSARRDPRPGSPDSSPRHLSCRRGLRTQRRPGPVRPPHLPGPRVCGSALPSPPRPRARAAGRDAGCPPSAPRQRSPRRPAAAPSGRKRLRSNRFQLLQTKPPGRPAGRGRRAAGRGLTSRPAPSQPIGGHARGAGPRVSGRGSRLRLGIPGGPSTDSGRGTGA